From Thermococcus sp., one genomic window encodes:
- a CDS encoding ThiF family adenylyltransferase: protein MVGVTMDFSRHFPIIGIEGQRKLSESTVAVVGAGALGSWEVYFLHKLGVGRIIVIDRDFVDESDLPRTMYTKEDVGKPKVEVLKERFGVIGHFEDLNPGTVNLLDAADLIIDGTDNIYTRMVINDYAIRENKPWIYVGVLATYGNIMPIIPGKTACFRCLMPKLPERPLPTCAIAGIMSYVPSFAASLAVALAAKMLLGEEVESELFFFDLKSMDFEKVRIPRREDCPACVRREFTFLEKRIKIERMCDGSIQVTPPMPMSINLDEFAERLEKLGIEYLKTSQFIQFEDDYAEILVFKTGRMVIRGAEDEKEAKNFFARYLGG, encoded by the coding sequence ATGGTAGGGGTGACGATGGACTTTTCGAGGCACTTCCCGATCATAGGAATCGAGGGGCAGAGGAAGCTGAGCGAGAGCACCGTCGCAGTGGTCGGGGCCGGCGCGCTGGGGAGCTGGGAGGTCTACTTCCTCCACAAGCTCGGCGTTGGAAGGATTATAGTCATCGACAGGGACTTTGTGGACGAGAGCGACCTTCCCAGGACGATGTACACCAAAGAGGACGTTGGAAAACCAAAGGTTGAGGTTCTGAAGGAGAGGTTTGGAGTAATCGGCCACTTCGAGGACCTAAACCCCGGAACGGTTAACCTTCTTGATGCGGCAGACCTCATAATCGACGGGACGGACAACATATACACCCGCATGGTAATAAACGACTACGCCATACGGGAGAACAAGCCGTGGATTTACGTGGGAGTTCTGGCAACCTACGGCAACATAATGCCGATAATCCCCGGAAAAACCGCCTGCTTCCGGTGCCTGATGCCAAAGCTCCCTGAAAGGCCTTTGCCGACCTGCGCAATAGCGGGGATAATGAGCTACGTCCCGAGCTTCGCGGCATCACTGGCCGTTGCCCTGGCGGCAAAGATGCTGCTCGGCGAAGAAGTTGAAAGCGAGCTGTTCTTCTTCGACCTCAAAAGCATGGACTTCGAGAAGGTCAGGATACCGAGGAGGGAGGACTGCCCCGCCTGTGTGAGGAGGGAGTTCACATTCCTGGAGAAGAGGATAAAGATAGAGCGCATGTGCGACGGCTCCATACAGGTGACGCCGCCCATGCCCATGAGCATAAACCTCGACGAGTTCGCGGAGAGGCTTGAGAAGCTCGGCATCGAGTACCTGAAGACGAGCCAGTTCATTCAGTTCGAGGACGACTACGCCGAGATACTGGTGTTCAAGACGGGCAGGATGGTAATCCGCGGTGCCGAGGACGAGAAGGAAGCCAAGAACTTCTTCGCCCGCTACCTGGGTGGTTGA